From Chrysemys picta bellii isolate R12L10 chromosome 1, ASM1138683v2, whole genome shotgun sequence:
accactaccccaccagtgaccgtggactctgaggatgggatactgtccacggccggttcctcagacatgttaggggacggggaagatgaggaaggagatgaggagggcgaggcagttggcagctctcacaacgctgatttccccgacagccaggatctcttcatcacccttacagagatcccctacgaagcgtccccagccattaccccggacacagaatctggtgaaggatcagccagtaagtgttgtaaacatctaaacatttatttttaacaaaacaggaatattaacaattaaaagaatgggttgttcatgattagtgtgccctaggcgcttaacggtttagtaaggggcagtgcaagttttgaaaagaaatctagcaatgtccggttttcagtgattgtcctgcacaagccgctctactgtgtattccctgctactgcagctacagtaaaatgcggtctatatgtgcggggatagagcagtaatcctcctgggacatctcgatgaagctctcctggaggtaacttgaaagccgttgcatgaggttcttggggagagcggccttattgggtcctccgaagtacgacacgttgccgcgccacgagattatcaggtactcggggatcattgctctgcacagcagggcggcatacggccctggtctttggaggctttcccggagcattctctctttgtcgctctcggagatcctcatcagggtgatgtcggccatggtgacctgcttttaattaggtaggggaatgttagtgttgggactgctttcccgttcctttacagaactgtcaccgctggtttgcagccacgcggtggaggcgggagaggggcagccgaaagggatcattcccggggacagccgcgagggggtgggacaggggcagagttcccgcttgccggattgctggcagcagggactgacattgatttaaatgtgaaatgaggccagtggtaatataaaagttttaaactgccacaagtgtacggcttaccatgtctgcctgcaacagaaattccgttgtgctgcctcgcttctcaaatgtgctgttcaagaccccaggcacagaatgcgaaggccgagaattcgaccttgtgctgagtgcgcatgtgaaaggtgctgtgcatggtcttgttcacagagaaagactatgttctttgttcacaactacatttatctttcagaggaattcactccctttttcccatttccacagccccgtctgcgactgtctcacaacctagcctggaatcacactcccagaggctagcgcggattaggcgtaggaagaagaggacacgggaggacatgttctctgagcttatggcctcttcccaagcccaggcagcacagcagacccagtggcgggagaacttgacccgaatgcaccaagccaacatggatcgggaggagaggtggcggcaggaagaccagcaggcgactcaaacgctgcttggactactgagggagcaaacggacacgctccggcgccttgtggatgttctgcaggaacggaggcaggaggacagagccccgctgcagtccatctctaaccgccctcccccgccaccaagtcccatacccacctcacccaaagtgcaaagaaggagaggcggcagagtccctgctaactctcactccacccctgcagagagctctagtagcagaaggctctcatttcccaaaatttgaaaag
This genomic window contains:
- the LOC135983057 gene encoding uncharacterized protein LOC135983057; this encodes MQSSPAVMAMQSGNRKRAPAWTDREVLDLIAVWGDESVLSELRSKRRNAKIYEKISKDMAERGYSRDATQCRVKIKELRQGYQKTKEANGRSGSHPQTSRFYEALHSILGAAATTTPPVTVDSEDGILSTAGSSDMLGDGEDEEGDEEGEAVGSSHNADFPDSQDLFITLTEIPYEASPAITPDTESGEGSATPSATVSQPSLESHSQRLARIRRRKKRTREDMFSELMASSQAQAAQQTQWRENLTRMHQANMDREERWRQEDQQATQTLLGLLREQTDTLRRLVDVLQERRQEDRAPLQSISNRPPPPPSPIPTSPKVQRRRGGRVPANSHSTPAESSSSRRLSFPKI